In Trichocoleus desertorum NBK24, the following are encoded in one genomic region:
- a CDS encoding B12-binding domain-containing radical SAM protein, with translation MRVLLLYPLFPKSFWSFEKTLELVDRKVLLPPLGLVTVAAILPQEWEYKLVDRNVRAVTEDEWAWADLVILSAMIVQKEDFLVQIQEAKRRGKPVAVGGPYPTALPEEAQAADYLILDEGEITLPLFIEAIARGETKGVFRSDGIKPDVTTTPVPRFELLDFSAYDSMAVQFSRGCPFQCEFCDIIVLYGRKPRTKAPQQLLAELNYLYELGWDRSIFMVDDNFIGNKRNVKLFLKELKTWMEEHQYPFSFFTEASVDLAQDPEMMELMVECNFTAVFLGIETPDEDSLALTQKFQNTRDSLSEAVESITRVGLRVMAGFIIGFDNEKPGAGDRIVQFVEKTAIPTALFSMLQVLPDTALWHRLKKEGRLGDETGNINQTTLMNFVPTRPLEDIAREYMHAFSELYEPHKFLDRVYRHHLIMGSPKFKAPSKMPSWVDVRALLTVCWQQGVVRSTRFQFWRNLWNIFKHNPKVWDRYLTVCAHNEHFSEYRQIVCDEIEAQLTEYLAAKAETQKTAQTVAPKVNAIAG, from the coding sequence ATGCGAGTTTTACTCCTCTATCCGCTGTTCCCCAAAAGCTTTTGGTCGTTTGAAAAAACTCTAGAACTCGTCGATCGCAAAGTCTTGCTGCCACCTTTAGGGTTAGTGACCGTAGCAGCCATTTTGCCTCAAGAATGGGAATATAAGCTGGTCGATCGCAATGTCCGCGCTGTCACAGAAGACGAATGGGCTTGGGCTGACTTGGTAATTCTCTCCGCCATGATTGTGCAGAAAGAGGATTTCTTGGTCCAAATTCAAGAAGCCAAACGCCGAGGTAAACCAGTGGCTGTGGGTGGCCCTTACCCAACTGCCTTGCCGGAAGAGGCCCAAGCGGCTGATTACTTGATCTTGGATGAAGGCGAGATTACCTTGCCACTCTTTATTGAGGCGATCGCGCGTGGCGAAACCAAAGGGGTGTTCCGTTCGGACGGCATCAAACCCGATGTCACCACAACGCCAGTGCCTCGATTTGAACTGCTCGACTTCAGCGCCTACGACAGCATGGCAGTGCAGTTCTCGCGTGGTTGCCCGTTCCAGTGCGAATTTTGCGACATCATTGTCCTTTACGGACGCAAACCCCGCACCAAGGCACCGCAACAACTCCTAGCCGAGCTGAACTACCTCTACGAACTCGGCTGGGATCGCAGCATCTTCATGGTGGATGACAACTTCATTGGTAACAAACGCAATGTGAAGTTGTTTCTCAAAGAATTGAAGACTTGGATGGAGGAGCACCAGTATCCCTTCTCCTTCTTTACGGAAGCTTCGGTAGACTTGGCCCAAGACCCAGAAATGATGGAGTTGATGGTGGAGTGCAACTTCACCGCCGTCTTCCTCGGCATCGAGACCCCAGACGAAGACAGCCTAGCCCTGACCCAGAAATTTCAAAACACCCGCGACTCTCTCAGCGAGGCAGTTGAATCCATCACCAGAGTGGGTCTGCGCGTCATGGCTGGATTTATTATCGGCTTTGACAACGAAAAACCGGGTGCAGGCGATCGCATCGTCCAATTCGTCGAGAAAACTGCCATCCCCACTGCGTTGTTTAGTATGTTGCAAGTCCTACCCGACACGGCCCTGTGGCATCGCTTGAAAAAAGAAGGGCGTTTAGGAGATGAAACAGGCAACATCAACCAAACCACGTTGATGAACTTCGTTCCTACTCGTCCCTTAGAAGACATTGCTCGCGAATACATGCATGCCTTTTCCGAGCTTTACGAACCGCACAAATTCCTCGATCGCGTGTACCGCCACCACTTGATCATGGGATCGCCCAAATTTAAGGCTCCCAGCAAAATGCCAAGTTGGGTAGATGTTCGCGCTTTACTCACCGTCTGCTGGCAACAAGGCGTTGTCCGGAGTACCCGCTTCCAGTTCTGGCGCAACCTTTGGAATATTTTCAAACATAATCCCAAAGTTTGGGATCGCTACCTAACCGTCTGTGCCCACAACGAACACTTTAGCGAATACCGCCAAATTGTTTGCGACGAAATCGAAGCCCAACTCACCGAATATCTGGCTGCTAAAGCAGAGACACAAAAAACTGCCCAAACTGTTGCGCCTAAAGTTAACGCGATCGCTGGCTAG
- the hisC gene encoding histidinol-phosphate transaminase: protein MSYFRPSVDAMTGYQPGEQPAAGVKVIKLNTNENPYPPSEAALQVLRGFDGELLRRYPHPMADSFRHAASQVLGVPHDWILAGNGSDDILNLLVRACTEGDRTIVYPTPTYVLYETLAEIQDTKVLEVPYDDDYNLPVKKLIEANGAITFIASPNSPSGTLVPLDSLSKLASHLSGVLAIDEAYVDFAGYSALELVKEHDNVIVLRTFSKGYSLAGLRLGFGVANPELLSGLIKVKDSYNVDAVACAVGAAAIADQAHKNASAERVKASRAKLTADLTQLGFKVGPSQANFVLAQAPDNKAGALYQALKERGILVRYFNQPRLDDKLRITVGTEEQNQALISALTELFA from the coding sequence ATGAGTTACTTCCGTCCTAGCGTTGATGCGATGACTGGCTACCAACCTGGTGAACAGCCAGCCGCAGGCGTCAAAGTTATTAAGCTCAACACCAACGAAAATCCCTATCCTCCCTCTGAAGCTGCCCTGCAAGTTTTGCGTGGCTTTGATGGTGAGTTGTTGCGGCGCTACCCTCACCCCATGGCCGATTCGTTCCGTCACGCGGCTAGCCAGGTGTTAGGCGTTCCCCACGATTGGATTTTGGCAGGCAACGGCAGTGATGACATTCTGAACTTGCTAGTGCGGGCTTGTACCGAAGGCGATCGCACAATCGTCTACCCCACCCCCACCTATGTTTTGTACGAAACGTTAGCGGAAATTCAAGACACGAAGGTGCTTGAGGTTCCCTACGATGACGATTACAACCTCCCCGTCAAAAAACTGATTGAGGCAAACGGGGCGATCACGTTTATCGCTTCGCCCAATAGCCCCTCTGGAACGTTGGTTCCTTTAGATTCGCTCAGCAAGTTAGCCAGCCATCTGTCTGGAGTGCTGGCGATCGATGAAGCCTATGTCGATTTTGCCGGCTACAGTGCTTTAGAGCTGGTGAAAGAGCACGACAACGTGATTGTGCTACGAACCTTCTCTAAGGGCTATTCCTTGGCAGGTTTGCGGCTAGGTTTTGGAGTTGCCAATCCAGAATTACTATCGGGGCTGATTAAGGTCAAAGATAGCTACAACGTGGATGCAGTGGCCTGTGCAGTGGGAGCAGCCGCGATCGCCGACCAAGCGCACAAAAACGCCAGTGCCGAACGAGTAAAAGCCTCTCGCGCTAAACTCACCGCTGACCTCACCCAACTAGGCTTTAAAGTCGGGCCTTCCCAAGCCAATTTTGTTCTAGCTCAAGCTCCCGACAACAAAGCAGGCGCTCTCTATCAAGCCCTGAAAGAACGGGGTATTCTAGTGCGCTACTTTAATCAACCTCGCCTCGACGA
- the aroB gene encoding 3-dehydroquinate synthase yields the protein MKSVIPVELPQQSYDIAIASGGLEQLGNWLIGHGAQPLKLGKKILLVSSPPIFKHYGTQAIASLQQAGFTVAQCILPAGERYKTPASLQKIYDVALENRLERSSTILALGGGVIGDMAGFAAATWLRGINFVQVPTTLLAMVDASIGGKTGVNHPHGKNLIGAFHQPKLVLIDPQVLKTLPAREFRAGMAEVIKYGIIWDAELFEKLEQSQRLDQLRYISDELLQEILIRSCQAKAHVVSKDEKEAGLRAILNYGHTIGHAVESLTGYKVVNHGEAVAIGMVAAGQIAVTLGMWDSASSDRQLALIEKTGLPTKLPEGLDIEAIADSLQSDKKVQDGRVRFILPTQIGSVTITDSVPADVIRQVLRDMQ from the coding sequence ATGAAGTCTGTAATTCCTGTCGAATTACCACAACAGTCTTATGATATTGCGATCGCATCCGGTGGTCTGGAGCAGCTAGGAAACTGGCTCATCGGGCATGGCGCACAGCCACTCAAATTAGGCAAAAAAATTCTCCTCGTTTCTAGCCCCCCGATTTTTAAGCATTACGGAACCCAAGCGATCGCCTCCCTCCAGCAAGCAGGCTTTACCGTTGCTCAGTGCATCTTGCCAGCCGGAGAACGCTACAAAACTCCCGCATCTCTACAAAAAATCTACGACGTAGCCCTAGAAAACCGTCTAGAACGCTCCTCTACCATTCTCGCTTTAGGAGGGGGCGTCATTGGTGATATGGCGGGATTTGCCGCTGCGACTTGGCTCCGAGGCATCAACTTTGTGCAAGTCCCCACAACCCTACTCGCAATGGTCGATGCTTCCATTGGTGGCAAAACTGGCGTCAACCATCCCCACGGCAAAAACCTAATCGGCGCGTTCCATCAACCCAAATTAGTCTTAATCGATCCTCAAGTGCTCAAAACTCTGCCAGCCAGAGAATTTCGAGCAGGGATGGCCGAGGTAATCAAATACGGCATTATTTGGGATGCCGAGCTGTTTGAAAAACTAGAGCAAAGCCAACGGCTCGATCAACTGCGCTACATCAGCGACGAACTACTGCAAGAAATCTTGATTCGCTCCTGCCAAGCTAAAGCCCACGTCGTGAGCAAAGACGAAAAAGAAGCAGGCCTACGAGCTATCCTCAACTATGGTCACACCATCGGCCATGCAGTCGAGAGTTTAACCGGGTACAAAGTGGTTAATCATGGCGAAGCAGTCGCGATCGGGATGGTGGCAGCAGGCCAAATCGCGGTGACGTTAGGCATGTGGGATTCAGCTTCAAGCGATCGCCAACTCGCCTTAATTGAGAAAACTGGCCTCCCTACCAAACTGCCAGAGGGATTGGATATTGAGGCGATCGCGGATAGCCTGCAAAGCGATAAGAAAGTCCAAGACGGTCGGGTGCGGTTCATTTTGCCCACCCAAATCGGCTCTGTTACCATTACTGACTCAGTCCCAGCGGACGTGATTCGGCAAGTCCTCCGCGACATGCAATAG
- the petL gene encoding cytochrome b6-f complex subunit PetL: protein MSGVISYVVVVGLFYAAALGLFFGLKAVKLI from the coding sequence ATGTCTGGTGTGATTTCTTACGTGGTAGTGGTCGGTTTGTTTTATGCTGCGGCTCTTGGTTTGTTTTTTGGCTTGAAGGCTGTCAAGTTGATCTAG